One Oncorhynchus masou masou isolate Uvic2021 chromosome 2, UVic_Omas_1.1, whole genome shotgun sequence genomic region harbors:
- the LOC135559346 gene encoding cysteine-rich secretory protein LCCL domain-containing 2-like, translating into MTAAMPCWLSALTLTLNLLVLSAREGAALFLPDSNELRQLLSRYQDDQNSTDNTVGSRTRRAIQWTDRGEILQLHNKLRGQVYPTASNMEYMVWDDELERSATHWAEACQWEHGPNDLLMSIGQNLAVHWGRYRSPAYHVQAWYDEVKDYTYPYQHECNPWCPDRCSGPMCTHYTQLVWATTSRVGCAVHVCPRMNVWGEIWENAVYLVCNYSPKGNWIGEAPYQHGRPCSQCPPSYGGSCRDNLCFKGDSQRSETEDMNEVEKAQIPMSPRTTTKPVPRPKPKPAAPKKPSTPKAPTSTFLAQNIKCETKMRDKCKGATCNRFNCPANCQNKKGKVWGVLFYDVQSSICRAAMHYGIINNNGGLVDTTRKDKLPFFVKATKNGIESFSKYKAGNAFVVAKVERQSVDCYATVAEICPFKKPNSNCPRVFCPANCKNEPSYWAPVVGNSFYTDRSSICRAAIHAGVIQAGGGYVDVLALDKKKSYVGVLKNGIQSESKSNPEGGSFRVFAVRE; encoded by the exons ATGACTGCTGCCATGCCCTGCTGGctctctgccctcaccctcaccctaaacctccTGGTCCTCTCTGCCAGGGAAGGAGCTGCCCTCTTCCTGCCTGACTCCAATGAGCTGCGGCAACTACTGAGCCGGTACCAGGATGACCAGAACAGCACCGATAACACAGTGGGTAGTAGGACCCGACGGGCCATCCAGTGGACAGACCGCGGGGAGATTCTACAACTGCACAACAAACTGAGGGGACAAGTCTACCCCACCGCATCCAACATGGAGTACATG GTCTGGGATGATGAGCTGGAGAGGTCAGCCACTCACTGGGCAGAGGCATGCCAGTGGGAACATGGACCTAATGACCTGCTCATGTCCATCGGTCAGAACCTCGCTGTTCACTGGGGCAG ATACCGCTCCCCGGCCTACCACGTCCAGGCCTGGTATGATGAGGTGAAGGACTACACCTACCCCTACCAACATGAGTGCAATCCCTGGTGTCCCGACCGCTGCTCAGGGCCCATGTGCACCCACTACACCCAG CTGGTCTGGGCCACCACTAGTCGTGTGGGGTGTGCAGTTCACGTGTGTCCCAGGATGAACGTGTGGGGGGAGATCTGGGAGAACGCTGTTTACCTCGTCTGTAACTACTCCCCCAA gGGTAACTGGATCGGAGAGGCCCCTTACCAACATGGCCGCCCATGCTCCCAGTGCCCTCCTAGCTACGGAGGAAGCTGCAGGGACAACCTCTGCTTCAAGGGAGACTCTCAGCGTTCTGAGACTGAGGATATGAACGAGGTGGAGAAAGCTCAGATTCCCATGTCACCCCGCACCACCACCAAGCCTGTCCCCAGACCCAAACCCAAGCCTGCTGCTCCCAAGAAGCCCTCCACTCCCAAGGCTCCCACCAGCACTTTCCTGG CTCAAAACATCAAGTGTGAGACCAAAATGCGTGACAAGTGCAAGGGAGCAACCTGCAACAGATTCAACTGCCCTGCTAACTGCCAGAACAAGAAAGGGAAAGTGTGGGGGGTGCTCTTCTATGATGTG CAATCAAGTATCTGTCGTGCTGCTATGCACTATGGCATCATCAATAACAATGGTGGTCTGGTGGACACTACAAGGAAAGACAAGTTGCCATTCTTTGTCAAGGCAACAAAGAACGGCATTGAGTCATTCAG TAAATACAAAGCCGGCAATGCATTTGTGGTGGCCAAAGTGGAAA GACAATCAGTGGACTGCTATGCAACAGTGGCGGAGATCTGCCCCTTCAAGAAGCCCAACTCCAACTGCCCAAG AGTGTTCTGTCCTGCCAACTGCAAGAACGAGCCATCCTACTGGGCTCCGGTGGTTGGGAACAGCTTCTACACAGAT cgCTCCAGTATCTGCCGAGCAGCCATCCATGCCGGGGTGATCCAAGCCGGCGGGGGCTACGTGGACGTCCTGGCCCTGGATAAGAAGAAGAGTTATGTTGGCGTCCTGAAGAACGGCATCCAGTCAGAGAG TAAGAGCAATCCAGAGGGTGGCTCGTTCCGTGTTTTTGCTGTGAGGGAGTGA